A section of the Streptococcus oriscaviae genome encodes:
- a CDS encoding DUF6900 domain-containing protein, translating to MLNALLTEIAKEELFVETLEKRWSDNLDFYDVSVWGIKRALERAYEAGQKSVK from the coding sequence GTGCTCAATGCCCTTTTAACAGAAATTGCAAAAGAAGAACTTTTTGTAGAAACCTTGGAAAAACGTTGGAGCGACAATCTTGACTTCTACGATGTTTCGGTATGGGGTATCAAAAGAGCATTGGAGAGAGCCTACGAAGCAGGCCAAAAATCAGTAAAATAA
- the metE gene encoding 5-methyltetrahydropteroyltriglutamate--homocysteine S-methyltransferase — MTLKTSTLGYPRLGEHREWKFLIESYWAGNITQEELLDKTKELRLSFLKKQADAGLDLIPVGDFSLYDHILDLSLQFNIIPKRFKDRDITLDLYFDIARGNKDHVASAMKKWFNTNYHYIVPEFNNVKPQLTHNRLLDLYSEAKDIIGDKAKPVIVGPLTYVSLASGVDDFTATVKKLLPLYKQIFKEFTQAGANYIQVDEPIFVTDEGASLLEAAKCVYAYFAEEVPEAKLIFQTYFEGLISKELAELPVAAFGLDFVHGLEDNLKLIHEGYFKDKVVFAGVIDGRNVWASDLTATSSLITDIQDKVKEVILQPSCSLLHVPVTKQNETSLDPVLKNGLAFADEKLVELTILAQGTSHPLYAQHVADFEALQAADFRNVNLEDISSVKTERTAYSKRAKIQDDRFKLPTLPTTTIGSFPQSAEVRRTRLAWKRGDITDQDYENFIQAEIARWIKIQEDLDIDVLVHGEFERVDMVEFFGQKLAGFTTTQLGWVQSYGSRAVKPPIIFGDVKHIQPLTVKETVYAQSLTNRPVKGMLTGPITIVNWSFERTDISRGDLFNQIGLAIKDEIKLLEEAGIGIIQVDEAALREGLPLRKAKQQAYLDDAVVSFRLATSSVKDETQIHTHMCYSKFDEIIDTIRQLDADVISIETSRSHGDIIQSFETNNYPLGIGLGVYDIHSPRVPTTQEITTNILRPLQHLSAKQFWVNPDCGLKTRKEPETVAALEHLVAATKEVRAKLG; from the coding sequence ATGACACTAAAAACTTCAACCCTTGGCTACCCTCGTTTGGGAGAACATCGTGAATGGAAATTTTTGATTGAAAGCTATTGGGCTGGCAATATTACTCAAGAAGAGTTGCTAGATAAAACCAAAGAACTTCGTTTGTCATTCTTGAAGAAGCAGGCTGACGCTGGTCTTGATTTGATACCTGTCGGAGACTTTTCTCTCTACGACCATATCCTAGACCTGTCTCTCCAGTTTAATATCATTCCTAAGCGTTTTAAAGACCGCGACATTACACTTGACCTCTACTTTGACATTGCACGTGGCAATAAAGACCATGTAGCTTCTGCCATGAAGAAATGGTTCAATACCAACTACCACTATATCGTTCCTGAATTTAACAATGTCAAACCTCAACTGACTCACAATCGTCTACTTGACCTCTACTCAGAAGCTAAAGACATTATTGGCGATAAGGCTAAACCTGTTATCGTTGGTCCCTTGACTTATGTTTCTCTAGCTAGCGGTGTTGATGATTTTACGGCAACGGTCAAAAAACTGCTTCCACTCTACAAACAAATCTTTAAAGAATTCACCCAAGCCGGTGCTAACTACATTCAAGTCGATGAACCTATATTTGTCACTGATGAAGGCGCTAGTCTTTTAGAGGCTGCTAAATGTGTCTATGCTTATTTTGCTGAGGAAGTTCCTGAAGCTAAACTGATTTTTCAAACCTATTTTGAGGGCTTGATTTCTAAAGAACTTGCAGAGCTTCCCGTTGCAGCCTTTGGCTTGGATTTTGTTCACGGCTTAGAGGACAATCTCAAGCTCATTCACGAGGGATACTTCAAAGATAAGGTTGTCTTTGCAGGTGTGATTGACGGTAGAAACGTTTGGGCAAGTGACTTGACTGCCACCTCAAGCCTCATCACTGATATTCAAGATAAGGTTAAAGAAGTTATCCTTCAGCCTTCTTGTAGCCTACTCCACGTTCCTGTCACCAAGCAAAACGAAACATCTCTAGATCCTGTCTTGAAAAATGGACTAGCTTTCGCTGATGAGAAATTAGTAGAACTCACTATCTTAGCTCAAGGTACATCTCACCCTCTCTATGCTCAGCATGTCGCTGACTTTGAGGCACTCCAGGCAGCTGACTTCCGAAATGTTAACCTAGAAGATATTTCCAGCGTCAAAACAGAGCGAACCGCCTACAGCAAACGCGCAAAAATACAAGATGATAGATTTAAACTACCAACCTTACCAACAACAACGATTGGGTCATTCCCACAATCAGCTGAAGTTCGCCGCACACGCTTGGCTTGGAAACGTGGCGATATTACAGACCAAGACTACGAAAACTTTATTCAAGCTGAAATTGCACGCTGGATTAAAATCCAAGAAGACCTCGACATCGATGTCCTAGTCCATGGCGAATTTGAACGTGTTGATATGGTTGAATTTTTCGGACAAAAACTAGCTGGATTTACCACAACACAACTAGGCTGGGTTCAGTCTTACGGTTCTCGTGCAGTTAAACCACCGATTATCTTTGGTGATGTCAAACATATCCAGCCACTCACTGTCAAAGAAACAGTCTATGCCCAAAGCCTAACCAATCGCCCTGTTAAAGGGATGTTGACTGGACCAATCACTATTGTCAACTGGTCTTTCGAGCGGACAGATATTAGCCGTGGCGACCTCTTTAACCAAATCGGTCTAGCTATTAAGGATGAGATTAAGTTGCTAGAAGAGGCTGGTATTGGTATTATTCAGGTGGATGAAGCTGCCCTACGTGAAGGACTCCCTCTACGCAAGGCTAAACAACAAGCCTACTTAGATGATGCCGTAGTTTCCTTTAGATTGGCAACGTCATCTGTCAAGGACGAGACCCAAATCCACACCCACATGTGCTATTCTAAATTTGACGAAATCATCGACACCATTCGACAATTGGACGCTGACGTTATCTCTATTGAGACCAGTCGCAGTCACGGTGATATTATCCAAAGCTTTGAGACTAACAACTATCCTCTAGGAATTGGTCTGGGCGTTTATGACATCCACTCACCTCGTGTCCCAACCACTCAAGAAATCACGACCAATATCCTACGACCACTCCAACATCTATCTGCCAAACAATTCTGGGTCAACCCAGACTGTGGCCTAAAAACCCGTAAAGAACCTGAAACAGTTGCTGCTCTTGAACACCTAGTCGCAGCAACAAAAGAAGTCCGTGCCAAACTAGGCTAG
- a CDS encoding DEAD/DEAH box helicase gives MKLSLHDYQEVTKDFIIGHPYAAVILDMGMGKTATTLSAVNELMFDRFEVTKVLVIAPLRVANTVWSDEIEQWAELRHLRYSKIVGTPKQRKEALQKDADIYIVNRENLPWLVEQCSPYFKWDMVVIDELSSFKSWQSKRFKAFMAMRPYMKRVVGLTGTPSSNGLMDLFAEFKVIDGGERLGRFIGEFRSRYFEEGRRNGNLVYEYIPMDYAECQIQDKISDITISMKALDYLDMPELISTKKLVRMTEKEKEKYIQFKKEYVLSELDGLEVTAANAASLTNKLVQLSNGAVYSDDHTVVPLHEQKLDALEDILESANGEPVLVAYWFKHDLARIMGRLEKLKVKNRVLKTEEDIREWNKGNVPVGLLHPAGAGHGLNLQKGGHNLVWFGLTWSLELYQQTNARLWRQGQEAETVVIQHIVTEGTIDEEILKALGNKDAQQERLIEAVKAQVGGTDG, from the coding sequence ATGAAATTGAGTTTACATGATTATCAAGAAGTCACCAAGGACTTCATCATAGGTCACCCTTATGCAGCAGTCATCCTAGACATGGGGATGGGAAAGACGGCAACAACCTTGTCTGCAGTAAATGAATTGATGTTTGACCGATTTGAGGTTACTAAGGTTTTGGTTATTGCCCCACTGCGAGTCGCAAATACAGTCTGGAGTGATGAGATTGAGCAATGGGCAGAATTGCGTCACCTACGTTATTCGAAAATAGTTGGTACTCCCAAGCAACGAAAGGAAGCTCTTCAGAAAGATGCGGATATCTATATCGTCAATCGTGAAAACCTACCTTGGCTGGTGGAACAATGTAGTCCCTATTTCAAGTGGGATATGGTAGTAATTGATGAATTGAGTTCTTTCAAGTCATGGCAGTCCAAGCGTTTCAAAGCCTTCATGGCTATGCGACCTTACATGAAGCGAGTGGTTGGACTAACAGGAACACCGAGTTCTAATGGACTGATGGACTTGTTCGCAGAGTTTAAAGTCATTGATGGAGGAGAACGTCTTGGTCGCTTCATCGGTGAGTTTCGTAGTCGCTACTTTGAAGAAGGTCGTCGCAACGGAAACCTTGTCTATGAATACATCCCCATGGATTATGCGGAGTGTCAAATTCAAGACAAGATTAGTGATATTACCATTTCCATGAAAGCCCTAGATTATCTGGATATGCCTGAATTGATCTCTACCAAGAAACTGGTGCGCATGACAGAAAAGGAAAAAGAAAAATACATTCAGTTTAAGAAAGAGTATGTATTGTCAGAGTTAGATGGACTAGAAGTAACTGCTGCCAATGCTGCAAGCCTTACGAACAAGTTAGTTCAGTTATCTAATGGTGCTGTATATTCTGATGATCATACGGTTGTGCCACTTCATGAACAGAAACTAGATGCCCTTGAAGATATCCTTGAATCCGCAAATGGAGAACCTGTCTTAGTTGCCTATTGGTTCAAACATGACTTGGCTCGGATTATGGGTCGTTTGGAAAAACTCAAGGTAAAGAATAGGGTGTTGAAAACAGAAGAAGATATTCGTGAATGGAATAAGGGTAATGTTCCGGTTGGCTTACTTCATCCAGCTGGAGCTGGTCATGGGTTGAACCTCCAAAAAGGTGGTCACAACTTGGTCTGGTTTGGATTAACGTGGTCTTTGGAACTATACCAACAAACCAATGCACGACTTTGGCGTCAAGGCCAGGAGGCTGAGACAGTTGTTATTCAACACATTGTGACTGAAGGAACGATTGATGAGGAAATCCTCAAGGCACTAGGAAACAAAGATGCACAACAAGAACGGCTGATTGAAGCTGTTAAAGCACAAGTAGGAGGAACAGATGGATAA
- a CDS encoding DNA polymerase, with protein MPIKELSIDLETYCELDLRKSGVYRYAEDDSFEILLLAVSIDSGPVTVYDLIQEELPHEILQALVDNNIIKWAFNASFERICLSNWLKKHHPKLLSKGFLSPNSWRCSMVWSAYLGLPLSLERVGTVLKLKDQKLKEGGDLIRYFSVPCKPTKVNGGRTRNFPNHAPDKWLAFIDYNKRDVEVELAIKEKLLNHPVPDFVWEEYHQDQVINDRGIGIDVDFVKSAIAIDEESKAKIQEELKELTGLENPNSVLQMIGWLREHGVTTDSLDKKAVKELLKVVDEKTAKVLKLRQQAAKSSVSKYQAMINCICKDGRARGMFQFYGANRTGRWAGRLVQLQNLPQNHLPDLEEARNLFRTGDLEATELLYDTQDSLSQLIRTAFIPSNGKKFIVCDFSAIEARVLSHLAGEKWRSRVFEQGKDIYCMSASQMFGVPVEKHGQNSDLRQKGKIAELACGYGGAVGALKAMGAIDMGIEEDELQPLVDSWRQANPNIVLFWWDVDKAVKSAVKFQEQIETHGLQFEATKGMLFITLPSGRKLAYVKPKMGENQFGGESVTYEGTGTAKRWERLESYGPKFVENIVQAISRDILAYSIKQLKDFRIVGHVHDEVIIECDQDQSLDEIASLMGNPPVWMSDINLRADGYECLFYQKD; from the coding sequence ATGCCAATTAAAGAACTATCAATTGACTTAGAAACCTACTGCGAGTTGGATTTAAGAAAATCTGGTGTCTATCGCTACGCAGAAGATGATTCCTTTGAAATCCTCCTCCTTGCCGTATCAATCGACAGTGGTCCAGTAACTGTGTATGACTTAATCCAAGAAGAACTCCCTCATGAAATCTTACAAGCCTTAGTTGATAACAACATTATCAAGTGGGCTTTTAATGCTTCTTTTGAACGTATCTGTCTGTCTAACTGGCTAAAGAAACATCATCCAAAATTATTGTCCAAGGGATTTCTTTCTCCAAACTCATGGCGCTGTAGTATGGTTTGGTCAGCATATCTCGGATTACCACTTTCACTTGAAAGAGTCGGAACTGTCCTTAAACTCAAAGATCAAAAGTTAAAGGAAGGTGGAGACTTAATTCGTTATTTCTCTGTTCCATGTAAACCAACTAAGGTCAATGGTGGACGAACACGAAACTTTCCAAATCATGCACCTGATAAGTGGTTAGCTTTCATTGATTACAATAAGCGTGATGTTGAGGTTGAACTAGCCATCAAAGAAAAACTCCTCAACCACCCTGTTCCTGACTTTGTTTGGGAGGAGTACCATCAAGACCAAGTCATAAATGATCGCGGGATTGGAATCGATGTGGATTTTGTCAAATCTGCTATTGCCATTGATGAAGAAAGTAAAGCCAAAATCCAAGAAGAACTAAAAGAGCTTACTGGGCTTGAAAACCCAAACTCTGTTCTTCAGATGATTGGTTGGCTACGAGAACACGGAGTAACAACTGATTCTCTCGATAAAAAAGCAGTCAAAGAACTATTAAAGGTAGTTGATGAAAAGACAGCTAAAGTCCTTAAGTTGAGACAACAGGCAGCTAAATCCAGCGTCTCTAAATACCAAGCCATGATAAACTGCATCTGTAAAGATGGCCGAGCTAGAGGGATGTTTCAATTCTACGGAGCAAACCGTACTGGTCGATGGGCTGGACGTTTGGTTCAGTTGCAGAACCTCCCTCAAAACCATCTACCTGACCTCGAAGAAGCAAGGAATCTTTTCAGAACTGGTGACTTAGAAGCAACTGAACTTCTCTACGATACGCAAGATAGCCTATCTCAACTTATTCGCACTGCTTTTATTCCAAGCAATGGTAAAAAGTTCATCGTGTGCGACTTCTCTGCCATTGAAGCAAGAGTGCTCTCTCACTTAGCAGGAGAGAAATGGCGGAGCAGAGTCTTTGAACAAGGCAAAGACATCTACTGTATGTCTGCTTCCCAGATGTTTGGAGTTCCAGTTGAGAAGCATGGACAAAACTCCGACCTGCGTCAGAAAGGAAAGATTGCGGAGTTGGCATGCGGATATGGTGGAGCAGTCGGTGCACTCAAAGCCATGGGAGCAATCGATATGGGGATTGAGGAAGATGAGCTCCAGCCACTTGTAGATTCTTGGCGACAAGCCAATCCAAACATCGTACTCTTTTGGTGGGATGTCGACAAAGCTGTAAAGTCTGCAGTAAAGTTTCAAGAGCAAATCGAAACACATGGTCTTCAATTCGAAGCTACTAAAGGCATGTTATTTATCACACTTCCATCTGGACGAAAACTTGCCTACGTCAAACCCAAGATGGGTGAGAACCAATTTGGTGGAGAGTCTGTTACCTATGAGGGCACTGGCACAGCCAAACGCTGGGAAAGACTTGAAAGCTACGGCCCAAAATTCGTCGAGAATATCGTCCAGGCCATCAGTCGAGACATTCTTGCTTATTCTATAAAACAGCTGAAAGACTTCAGGATTGTAGGTCACGTCCATGATGAAGTCATCATTGAGTGTGACCAGGACCAAAGCCTTGATGAGATTGCTTCATTGATGGGAAATCCACCAGTCTGGATGTCTGATATTAACCTCAGAGCTGACGGATACGAATGTCTCTTCTATCAGAAAGACTAG
- a CDS encoding DUF7678 domain-containing protein: MWTDGRIDYQGQKVDYIAKVSPQPSEVGIDLGCVFKLDIEVAEETIVSYDRGWELYPETEEREAILEAVLLVLTV; this comes from the coding sequence ATGTGGACTGACGGACGGATTGATTATCAGGGACAAAAAGTGGATTACATTGCCAAGGTTAGTCCCCAACCTTCAGAAGTTGGAATTGACCTTGGATGTGTTTTCAAATTAGATATTGAAGTAGCTGAAGAAACAATCGTTTCTTACGACAGAGGATGGGAACTCTATCCTGAAACAGAAGAACGTGAAGCCATTCTTGAGGCGGTTTTGCTGGTTTTAACTGTTTAA
- a CDS encoding VRR-NUC domain-containing protein, with the protein MREKIVEQKLVSEVKKRGGVCPKWVSPSFGGVPDRLVFLPKGKFGMVEVKAPGGKPRLLQVTRHKMFDGLGFKVHVLDSVEKIGEVLDEIEFT; encoded by the coding sequence ATGCGTGAAAAAATTGTTGAACAGAAGTTAGTGAGTGAAGTGAAAAAGCGTGGTGGGGTTTGTCCCAAATGGGTGTCGCCTTCGTTTGGCGGTGTGCCAGACAGGTTGGTGTTTTTACCCAAGGGTAAGTTTGGCATGGTGGAAGTAAAAGCCCCTGGTGGAAAGCCACGTTTACTACAAGTGACAAGGCACAAGATGTTTGACGGATTGGGTTTCAAGGTACATGTGCTAGATAGTGTTGAGAAGATTGGAGAAGTGCTAGATGAAATTGAGTTTACATGA
- a CDS encoding phage/plasmid primase, P4 family — protein sequence MQFTLSHSGQTGIQTTTVYPHQVTVSDKAILQKIALYDHVAGLFTNNTRSNANFIKSDVLVMDIDNDHTDNSDEWVTEELLKDIFADYNFALVTSRNHLVQKGDKAARPKFHIYFQINEVTDKDTYALLKEELVNRYGIFDTNAKDAARFFFGNPNSQVLWHDSWLTIDEDLLDDTTSQDDEEDFDSDFYQPPTGPITEGSRNSTMSVFAAKILKRLGVTKEARDGFDEQALKCVPPLEKGELDTIWGSAVRFYNKTIKNSKYYKSPEEFQRGEMQPDDYSDIGEAGLLAREFGDKIAFTRETDYLAYDGKHWVEDEQLAMRQIHQFLDMQLEVAVTKLNNATQKLKQSGIPEMLIQQGGKKLENAIETSIQLVAYQDYKKALEFYKFVMKYRDYRNLSAIAKTAKHMVRMSVSDLDKNELLLNTPEATIDLSKGLSGVREHDSTDYLTKMTNASPSDKGDCLWQETLATFFCDDTDLINYVQEIVGMAAIGKVYQEHMIIAYGSGANGKSTFWNTIARVLGNYSGKLSAEALTMSVRRNVSPEMAELKGKRLIIASEMSEGMRLNTAMVKQLCSTDEILAEKKYKAPFHFVPSHTLVLYTNHLPKVGANDDGIWRRLIVIPFNAKITGRSDIKNFADYLYDEAAPAIMSWIIEGAEKAIKANFKLTLPQVVADSVSAYREANDWMGQFLGDCCEIGDHLTEKSGELYSAYRAHCARINEYTRSTTDFYTALANAGFTKKRTNKGVMVKGLQLKLEDDFLD from the coding sequence ATGCAATTTACCTTATCTCACTCTGGACAGACTGGTATTCAAACGACAACAGTCTATCCTCATCAAGTAACAGTTTCAGACAAAGCAATTCTTCAAAAGATAGCACTTTATGACCATGTGGCTGGCTTGTTTACCAATAATACTCGTTCCAATGCCAACTTCATCAAATCAGATGTATTGGTCATGGATATTGATAATGACCATACGGACAACTCTGATGAATGGGTAACGGAAGAGCTACTTAAAGATATCTTTGCGGATTACAACTTTGCTTTAGTGACCAGTCGTAACCATTTGGTTCAAAAAGGGGATAAGGCCGCCAGACCAAAATTCCATATCTACTTCCAAATCAATGAAGTCACAGATAAGGACACCTATGCCTTACTGAAAGAAGAACTTGTAAATCGCTATGGCATCTTTGACACTAATGCCAAAGATGCGGCTCGTTTCTTCTTTGGGAATCCTAACTCACAAGTCCTATGGCATGACTCTTGGTTGACCATTGATGAGGATTTGCTTGATGACACGACTTCCCAAGATGATGAAGAAGACTTCGATTCAGATTTCTATCAACCACCAACAGGACCAATCACAGAAGGTAGTCGGAACTCAACCATGTCGGTTTTTGCGGCGAAAATCCTTAAGCGATTAGGTGTAACAAAAGAAGCACGAGACGGCTTTGATGAACAAGCTCTCAAATGTGTTCCCCCTCTTGAGAAGGGAGAGCTTGATACCATTTGGGGCAGTGCTGTTCGCTTCTATAACAAAACCATCAAAAACTCAAAATATTATAAATCTCCAGAAGAGTTTCAACGTGGGGAGATGCAACCAGATGATTATTCAGATATCGGAGAAGCAGGTCTTCTCGCTAGAGAGTTTGGTGACAAGATTGCCTTTACTAGGGAAACAGACTACCTCGCTTACGATGGTAAGCACTGGGTGGAAGATGAGCAGTTAGCCATGCGTCAAATTCATCAGTTCCTTGATATGCAGCTAGAAGTTGCAGTAACCAAGCTTAATAATGCCACTCAAAAACTGAAGCAATCTGGTATTCCTGAAATGTTGATTCAACAAGGAGGTAAGAAGTTGGAAAATGCTATTGAGACATCAATTCAACTCGTCGCTTATCAGGACTATAAGAAGGCACTCGAGTTCTATAAATTTGTCATGAAATACCGTGACTACCGAAATCTGTCAGCTATTGCTAAAACGGCTAAGCATATGGTTCGTATGAGTGTGTCGGATTTGGATAAAAATGAACTCTTACTGAATACTCCTGAAGCAACAATTGACTTATCAAAGGGGTTGTCTGGTGTTAGGGAACATGATTCTACTGATTACTTAACCAAAATGACCAATGCCTCTCCGAGTGATAAGGGAGATTGTCTGTGGCAGGAGACCCTTGCGACCTTCTTTTGTGATGATACAGATCTTATCAATTATGTTCAAGAGATTGTAGGCATGGCTGCTATTGGTAAAGTTTATCAAGAGCATATGATTATTGCCTACGGTAGCGGTGCAAACGGCAAGTCTACCTTTTGGAACACCATCGCAAGAGTTCTTGGTAACTATTCAGGAAAACTCTCGGCTGAAGCTCTGACCATGAGTGTGAGACGGAATGTCAGTCCAGAAATGGCTGAACTTAAAGGGAAACGTCTTATCATTGCTTCAGAGATGAGTGAGGGAATGCGATTGAATACAGCCATGGTTAAACAGCTCTGTTCGACAGATGAAATTTTAGCTGAGAAAAAGTACAAGGCACCTTTCCATTTTGTCCCATCACATACACTGGTTCTTTACACTAACCACCTGCCTAAAGTAGGTGCGAATGATGATGGGATTTGGAGACGACTGATTGTCATTCCTTTTAATGCCAAAATCACTGGTCGGTCAGACATCAAAAACTTTGCGGACTACCTTTACGACGAAGCAGCACCAGCTATCATGTCTTGGATTATTGAGGGGGCAGAAAAAGCCATCAAAGCAAACTTCAAATTGACCTTGCCACAAGTAGTTGCGGACTCTGTCTCAGCTTATCGAGAAGCCAATGACTGGATGGGTCAATTCCTTGGAGATTGTTGTGAAATCGGTGACCACTTGACTGAGAAATCAGGAGAACTTTACTCTGCTTATCGAGCTCACTGTGCCCGTATCAATGAGTACACGCGCAGCACGACGGACTTTTATACAGCTTTGGCAAACGCTGGATTCACCAAGAAAAGAACTAATAAGGGTGTCATGGTAAAAGGTCTACAGTTGAAATTAGAAGATGATTTTCTTGATTAA
- a CDS encoding DUF2815 family protein, protein MPIKVQTTKVITGKNTRFSYLNANEPKSINGSTPKYSVSLIIPKDDIETVDKIKAAIELAYKEGESKLKGNGKSVPALEVLKTPLRDGDLERPDDDAYRNAYFVNANSPHKPGVVDGNRQEIIDTSELYSGIYGRASISFYAFNSNGNKGIACGLNNLQKLRDGEPLGGRTRAEDDFATDDDDDFLN, encoded by the coding sequence ATGCCAATTAAAGTACAAACAACAAAGGTAATCACTGGTAAAAACACACGCTTCAGCTACCTGAACGCCAATGAACCAAAATCCATTAATGGAAGCACACCGAAGTATAGTGTCTCCCTTATCATTCCAAAAGATGATATTGAGACTGTGGACAAAATCAAAGCAGCGATTGAGCTTGCCTATAAGGAAGGCGAATCTAAACTCAAAGGTAATGGAAAATCTGTCCCTGCTCTTGAAGTATTGAAAACTCCGCTTCGTGATGGAGACTTGGAGCGTCCTGATGATGACGCTTATCGCAATGCCTACTTCGTCAATGCCAACTCACCGCATAAACCTGGTGTTGTGGACGGTAATCGTCAAGAGATTATCGATACTTCTGAACTCTACTCAGGTATCTATGGCCGTGCATCTATCTCCTTCTATGCCTTCAACTCTAATGGCAACAAGGGTATCGCTTGCGGACTTAACAACCTGCAAAAACTCCGTGATGGAGAACCACTTGGTGGTCGCACTCGTGCTGAAGACGACTTTGCAACTGATGACGATGATGATTTCTTGAACTAA
- a CDS encoding DUF2800 domain-containing protein, with product MTNHALLSASASHRWLNCPPSVRLTEDMPDVTSEFALEGTDAHELCAYLVEKALGRKARDPTEDLSFYNEEMKTCAEEYRNYIMEQVEKAKGYSRDPTVLVEQRLDFSKWVPEGFGTGDCLIVADGLLQVIDYKHGLGVLVDADHNPQMMCYALGALEMFDGLYDFDKVTMTIFQPRKNNISTFEMDKAELLEWAENQLSPKAELAFKGEGEMKSGKHCQFCKLKNVCRKRAEDNLALAKKEFADPATLNNEDIAEILPKLDLLVSWANDVKAYALKEATKGHNIPGYKLVEGRSVRKFSDEAAVTQAVMEAGFDPYEKKLLTITAMTKLLGKKTFNDLLGGLIIKPSGKPTLVPLDDNRQEMNLATNEFKED from the coding sequence ATGACTAACCATGCTCTTCTCTCTGCTTCCGCATCCCACCGTTGGCTCAACTGTCCGCCTTCTGTTCGATTGACCGAGGACATGCCAGATGTTACCTCTGAGTTCGCCCTTGAGGGAACTGACGCTCACGAGCTTTGTGCTTATCTTGTTGAGAAAGCACTAGGTAGAAAGGCGCGTGACCCAACTGAGGATTTGTCCTTCTACAATGAAGAGATGAAAACCTGTGCAGAAGAATATCGCAACTACATCATGGAACAGGTAGAAAAAGCTAAAGGCTACTCTCGAGATCCTACAGTTCTAGTTGAGCAACGTCTGGACTTCTCCAAATGGGTGCCTGAAGGTTTCGGTACTGGCGACTGTCTGATTGTAGCAGACGGACTGCTTCAAGTCATCGACTACAAGCATGGACTAGGCGTTCTAGTTGATGCAGACCATAACCCTCAAATGATGTGTTACGCTCTCGGTGCTCTTGAAATGTTTGATGGACTATACGACTTTGACAAAGTCACCATGACCATCTTTCAACCACGAAAGAACAACATCTCCACCTTTGAGATGGATAAGGCTGAACTTCTTGAGTGGGCTGAAAACCAACTCTCCCCTAAAGCTGAACTTGCCTTTAAAGGTGAAGGTGAAATGAAATCCGGCAAACACTGCCAGTTCTGCAAACTCAAGAATGTCTGTCGCAAACGTGCCGAGGATAACCTAGCACTCGCTAAGAAGGAGTTCGCAGACCCTGCTACGCTAAATAATGAAGATATTGCAGAGATTTTACCCAAACTGGACTTGCTGGTTTCGTGGGCAAATGATGTCAAAGCCTATGCTTTGAAAGAAGCAACTAAAGGACACAATATTCCAGGCTACAAACTTGTAGAAGGACGTTCGGTTCGTAAATTTTCAGACGAAGCTGCTGTCACTCAAGCTGTGATGGAGGCTGGCTTTGACCCTTACGAAAAGAAACTCCTGACCATCACTGCCATGACCAAACTTCTAGGTAAGAAAACTTTTAATGACCTACTTGGTGGTCTCATCATAAAACCAAGCGGTAAACCAACACTCGTTCCTCTTGATGATAATCGTCAAGAAATGAACTTAGCAACAAATGAATTCAAAGAGGATTAA